GGATTTTGATATTGTGGAAACTCTTGAAAAAAATTATATTTCAGGATTTTATAAAAATCAAAAATATGCTTTTGACCCTAAAAATGATGTATATTCTGGCTATGATTGGACAAAGGAAGTTGACGAAGATGAGATGAAAGCTAAGATACCTGAAGAGATGTATGTTGCTTTAGAGGGAGAAGTTTTAGAGAGTCCAGGTTGGGAAGAGGGAATCCCAGATGATATTATTCCTATTTTTGATAAACTTTGTGAAGCTTTAGGAGAATAAGATGAAAAATATAGAAAAAAATCTCAAATATATAAAAGAGGTAAAGGCTGAAGATATAGAGTGGACTAAACTTTTTGGAGCTTATAGTTGTGGAAGAAAAATAGGAGAAGATATAAAAAATAATAATCTTCTTAATTTAGAGATTTTAAAAAATATTAGAGGAGAGATAGAACATCAATCAACATTATGGACTTTGACCCCTTTTACAATGATTTTTCTCATAAGACAGTTAGAAAAAGAGTATGGAGAGAAAAAAGAGGAGTATTGTTACATATTAAAAATTTATAAATTGATAGTGGAAACTATAAAAGATATAAAAAATGAGTATTTTGTAGAGGAATCTATTGAAGATTTAGAAGTTTATCCAGAGATGAGATGTCTTTTCAATATAGAGATAAATTTAGAAGATTTTGATGATGAAGAGGAGTATATAGAAGCACATTTTGAGGAAGAGGACTTAGAAAGAGAGTATAATAGTAGTTTTTATTATACAAATTTTGTAATAGAAAATAGTAAAGATATTATAAAAAAGCTTTTGAATAGTGAAGATAAAGATATAAAAAATCTTGCAAAGGAAATATTAGAAAATTTTTAGGAGGTATTTATTATGGCTAAAAAATTAAATAAAGATTTTGTTTATTTAAAAGATATGTATAATGATGATTACTATCCAAAATTTTTAGTAGATAAAGTAAAAGATTGCATAGTTGAAGTAGTTGAATTTTTAGAGAAAGAAGAGTATGAGGATTTAGAAGAAGTTCAAGAGAAACTTGATGAGATGACAGAGAAAATTAATGATTTACAAGATGAATTTGATGAAAATGATAGTGAGATAGAAACAGTAGCAAGAGATAGTATAGGAGTAACAGTAGAGAAAATACTTGAATATTTTGGAATTGATATAGATATAGAAGAAGCTATAAGAGAAAGAGATTGGTAAAACAAAAAGATAATTAAAGTGAGGTGGTGCTTATGACATTAGTTGTTCTTTAATTTAAAGTAAGGAACAGCTTTGTCATGGGCATTTTTTATAGGAGGGATTATGGAAAATGTAAAATTTTTCCCTGATTATAAAGAGGTTTTTATAGATGAAAGACTAAAATATTACTTTAAACCTATTTGCACAATAGGAAAATATCATTTCTTAACTATTGATGGAATATTTTGTATAAGAAATTATAAATTTGCAGAAAATGATTATTTTGGATTTAAGCTAAAAGATGGGAAATATGAATTTTTAGGAAATTTAGATTGTTTTGGAAAAGATGATGTAGAAAGACTTTATGATATTTTAGAAAGAGATTTTGAAGAAAATAAAAAATTTTATCTTGATAAAAAAATAAAAATAGCTAACTATGTAGAAAATATTTTATCTAAGATAGGGGAAATAACTTTTGAAGAGGAACAAGATTTAGAATATTATATTGAAAGTTTTTATTGTTATAATATGGCAAAATACTATTATGAACTCAATAAAAAAGTGGTTTCTGTAAAAGCTCTTACAGAAAATTATGGAATAACTCCTGAAGATGAATTACTTATAGATAAAGAAGAGTTAAAAAATTGTTTGGGAGATTTCTTTATTAATATTGAATATGAATTAGAATTGACACCAGCACCTACTGAAGATATGTGTATAATGGGAGTGGATGTTGTAGAGTTTACAATGTGGGGAGAGATAGTAGGTCTTTTATATAATGAGAAAGATAATATCATTTATTTAAAAGAACAACACTCTTAAATAGTAGGGGGAATTATGGAAAGATATAATTTATCAGCAGAACATATAGTCAAATTGTTATATAGAAAAGAGAATAATAGAGTAAATATTACGAATACAGATACTTTTTTTAATAATCCAATTGTAGAAAAAGTTTTTATAAATAAGGGTAGTTATAAAATAAGTTGGGAACAGATATACAAAAATGAGATTAGATTAAAAACTGACTTACCCAGAGTTTTAAAAAGATATTATCACGAATGTGGAGATTTTGATATAAATAGTTGTTTTAGTGAAATTTTAAATTTAGAAGATGTTGAGTTTTCTCATAATTGGTTGAAAGAACAATTAAAAGATGATGATTATTCTCAAGAGGAGATAGAAAAAATTTTAAAAGAAACAGATAATTTTCTGATATTTTGGACTGAAAATCAAGGGGTATGGAATGTAGGAATAAAAAAAGAAGATTTATCTTTAGAAAATCCACCTGTCTATATGACAACTAATGATGATTTATACACTTGGAAAAAAGTTACAGATGATATTGATACTTTTATTTTATTGCAAATTATTGATAATTTATCAGATAGTAAATTCTATTTTTTAACTTTTGATAGTGAGCAGATAAATTCTATTTTATCAGATAAGAAAATTTTAAAAGAGAGCTTGATAAAAAATGCCTTTGAGATAAAAGATAGAAAGATAAAACTATCTACCTATACAGAGTATGATTATACTCAAGATAGAGTCTATATTTTTAAAGTAAATAATGATGAGTTTGAAAAATGTTGGCTTATAAAATCAAAGGTAAAGAGAGATAAAACTTCCTATGTTGATGAGGTTTTATTAAAAATAGCAGAGCTTATCTCTTTTAATGATAGAAAGATTGTAAAAGAGTTAGAAGTAATTTTAGAGGATTTTCATAATTATTTAAGAAAAAATAGTAACTTTAATTATAGCTTTGATGAGATAAATTATCTCTCAACTAAAGAGAAGATTGAACTGAAAGTTGTGGCTATGGTTTTACTTTTAAATAAAAGTGGCTATATTTGTTACTTAGATTGGAAATGTGAGCTAGAAGATTTTAAAATATTTTTTGATGTAATTAAAAAACTTGGTATAGATGAAAATATCTATAATTTTAATAGATTAAAACTTAATGAAGATGATGATATAGAAGTTTGGAGTAGAGAGTTTAATAAAGTCTTTAGTAAAAAAGGAATTTTCATTGGAAATATAAATACAAATTCTGACAGTTATTCAATTTTTCCTACAACTAAGAAAAGTTTAGAAGAGCTAAGAGAATTGGGAGATAAAATTGATATAAAAATAGATTTTTTAGCTTACGTAGAGGAGGATAGTATGGATAAAAATTGGCAAGAGATGTATGAAAGAAACAGAGAGAAATTTAGATGTAAAATAGATTTAGATAGTTACTTTACTGAAAAGAAAATTGGAAAGATGGAAGTAGATATCCTAGATATTGGAGAGGTAAACTTACCTACTGGAGAAATTTTAGCTTGTGACCCATTGGTAGAATTAGAGGACGCAAAAACATTTATCCAAAGAGTTCCCACTGGGAAATATCCTGTAAAGATAGCAGTAGTTCCAAGTAAAGAGCATGGAGATAGATATGCCTGTGTAAAAGTAGAGCTCAATAAAAATAAACCAGTAGTTTATGAATTAGCTATAACAGGAGTAGAAGAAAATATGGACGAAGCTAATGAAGATGAATTTTATGGATTTGGTGTAGATGCAGGAATGGGTTGTGTAGTAGATAAAAAAACTCAAGAGGAGTATATAAAATATTGGGAAAAATTAGTGGAAGAGGAAGAGGCTGACAATCCATTTGATGATATATTTGATGATTTATTAGCAGAGAGTGCTAAAAAATATCCTAAATATCAAAGAGAATATGGAGATTGGGCTAATTGGACAATTCCGAATACAGATGTAAATATTCCAATTTTTACATCAGGGTGGGGAGATGGATATTATCCATGTTACTTTGGATACGACAAAGATGGAGAGCTTTGTGGATTTTATATCCATTTTATAGATATTGAAAGAGAGTATTCTGATGAGGAAGAAGAGGAGTAAAATGGAATATAGATTAATTCAAGATGATGTATTCAATCATAAAGATTGTTATTATGCTCACTGTATAAGCAGAGATTATGCTCTTGGAGCTGGAATTGCTGTGGAATTTGATAAAAGATACGATATGAGAAATAGATTATTAAAACTAGCTGAGGAAAAACCAGAAACTTTAGATGAAAAATGTATAGAAGTAGA
Above is a window of Fusobacterium mortiferum ATCC 9817 DNA encoding:
- a CDS encoding DUF4241 domain-containing protein, with the translated sequence MERYNLSAEHIVKLLYRKENNRVNITNTDTFFNNPIVEKVFINKGSYKISWEQIYKNEIRLKTDLPRVLKRYYHECGDFDINSCFSEILNLEDVEFSHNWLKEQLKDDDYSQEEIEKILKETDNFLIFWTENQGVWNVGIKKEDLSLENPPVYMTTNDDLYTWKKVTDDIDTFILLQIIDNLSDSKFYFLTFDSEQINSILSDKKILKESLIKNAFEIKDRKIKLSTYTEYDYTQDRVYIFKVNNDEFEKCWLIKSKVKRDKTSYVDEVLLKIAELISFNDRKIVKELEVILEDFHNYLRKNSNFNYSFDEINYLSTKEKIELKVVAMVLLLNKSGYICYLDWKCELEDFKIFFDVIKKLGIDENIYNFNRLKLNEDDDIEVWSREFNKVFSKKGIFIGNINTNSDSYSIFPTTKKSLEELRELGDKIDIKIDFLAYVEEDSMDKNWQEMYERNREKFRCKIDLDSYFTEKKIGKMEVDILDIGEVNLPTGEILACDPLVELEDAKTFIQRVPTGKYPVKIAVVPSKEHGDRYACVKVELNKNKPVVYELAITGVEENMDEANEDEFYGFGVDAGMGCVVDKKTQEEYIKYWEKLVEEEEADNPFDDIFDDLLAESAKKYPKYQREYGDWANWTIPNTDVNIPIFTSGWGDGYYPCYFGYDKDGELCGFYIHFIDIEREYSDEEEEE
- a CDS encoding DUF5713 family protein, translated to MAKKLNKDFVYLKDMYNDDYYPKFLVDKVKDCIVEVVEFLEKEEYEDLEEVQEKLDEMTEKINDLQDEFDENDSEIETVARDSIGVTVEKILEYFGIDIDIEEAIRERDW